The Garra rufa chromosome 18, GarRuf1.0, whole genome shotgun sequence genome window below encodes:
- the LOC141291501 gene encoding uncharacterized protein, producing MGSSMSCVPQHNFRFSSKSFIRRNSSRLFRKKYPQEGQEKSNSIINILCTVTPRKEMSPKDLQVIENIKWDPPFPYDPASGWKKSSINVKNYGRMIHSSKVRFRFLHCQDVHDCYLDLFQTHLHFVSNNTTGLTYQGTLPLKELTICKLQNRNSFGDPQEFAFQINGVSLNPIIVYCSTEEEMNNWFGLLKEQIEENGGSAIALETYTRIKVQCSEETKVEKEELRNSISKEPIYEWEGSQRESLGTITYVTKVRLQHMPCQEQYDRLLVLYPNYLIILSEENNGLFYKGKLPLNMITVTTPCQDIKPNTFMIEGKLINPIIVSCLDKSEFNDWIQNFKSADVPILSPPPPVYDIIYTPTQKQAPEFDRWSGSSHGATDPLRQSQDKRRSHELQLPSTVDNLVSPGYAEPLCFISSRPNSSDTQYSAHLGSRSSSFSSRVRPAPDHHPVSLHYSSPPQTSYLASEGPMSPVYNTPYTSVHCNGPVQHIKKAPLVKSNSWSTPQTNVKHQLLVPHRHSDLIGHRKPLSPLYDDPSTPRMYPLEESSAHALHSSRGSMEQSYPPLLPPSFRLRTPPLGRKIRHGQALEPEVVSSQWSEELRAQAVSKLKLLPAPNRQLERNHISQRGFSGHAVMETQQISYSYSPDDSYLQPVDPDDQEMDYDNIWEFDPDNGMIQPLPGTSPHRTPAYYGAQGLAAMTTHQRWS from the exons ATGGGGAGTAGTATGTCATGTGTCCCCCAACACAACTTCAGGTTCTCCAGCAAGAGCTTCATACGCAGGAACAG CAGCCGATTGTTCCGGAAAAAGTACCCGCAGGAGGGTCAGGAGAAGTCCAACAGCATCATCAACATTCTCTGCACAGTCACACCAAGAAAG GAAATGTCACCCAAAGATCTCCAGGTGATCGAAAACATCAAATGGGACCCTCCGTTCCCTTACGATCCAGCTAGTGGATGGAAAAAGAGCAGCATCAATGTAAAAAACTATGGCAGGATGATCCACAGCTCTAAAGTCCGCTTCCGCTTCCTGCACTGCCAG GATGTGCATGACTGCTATCTGGACCTGTTCCAAACCCATCTTCATTTTGTCTCCAACAACACAACTGGACTCACATACCAG GGAACACTTCCTCTCAAAGAGCTCACAATTTGCAAGTTGCAGAACAGGAACAGCTTTGGTGACCCGCAGGAATTTGCATTCCAGATAAACG GGGTCAGCTTGAATCCTATCATCGTGTACTGCTCGACAGAGGAGGAGATGAACAACTGGTTTGGGCTTTTGAAAGAACAAATCGAGGAAAACGGCGGCAGTGCAATCGCACTGGAGACATACACAAGAATTAAG GTGCAGTGCTCAGAAGAAACCAAAGTGGAAAAGGAGGAGTTGAGGAACTCTATCAGTAAAGAGCCCATTTACGAATGGGAGGGCTCGCAACGAGAGAGTCTAGGAACCATCACTTACGTCACGAAAGTCAGGCTGCAACACATGCCTTGTCAG GAGCAGTATGACCGTCTGCTGGTGTTGTATCCCAActatctcataattctgtctGAAGAGAACAATGGCCTCTTTTACAAG GGCAAACTTCCTCTCAACATGATTACAGTCACAACTCCCTGCCAGGACATCAAGCCCAACACATTTATGATTGAGG GGAAGTTGATAAACCCCATCATCGTGTCCTGTCTGGACAAGAGCGAGTTCAATGACTGGATCCAGAATTTCAAAAGCGCTGACGTCCCCATCCTCAGCCCTCCTCCCCCTGTCTATGACATCATTTACACTCCAACACAGAAACAG GCTCCAGAGTTTGACAGGTGGAGCGGCAGCAGCCATGGAGCTACCGACCCACTAAGGCAGTCCCAGGACAAACGCAGATCCCATGAGCTCCAGCTGCCCAGTACCGTTGACAACCTTGTTTCCCCTGGTTATGCTGAGCCTCTCTGT TTCATTTCCAGCAGGCCTAACTCCTCAGATACACAGTACTCGGCTCACCTGGGCAGCAGGAGCAGCAGCTTTTCCTCTCGCGTCCGACCGGCCCCTGACCACCACCCTGTTTCACTCCACTACTCCTCCCCTCCACAGACATCCTATCTTGCTTCAGAAGGTCCCATGTCACCGGTTTACAACACGCCATACACTTCGGTGCACTGCAACGGCCCTGTTCAACACATCAAAAAGGCCCCGCTAGTTAAG TCAAACAGCTGGAGCACGCCACAGACAAATGTCAAACACCAGCTCTTAGTTCCACACCGCCACTCAGACTTGATCGGACACCGCAAACCTCTCTCGCCCCTTTATGACGACCCCAGCACCCCCAGAATGTACCCTCTTGAGGAGAGCTCTGCACATGCATTG CATTCTTCTCGGGGCTCCATGGAGCAGTCGTATCCTCCTCTCCTTCCTCCTTCCTTCCGGCTGCGCACTCCTCCTCTTGGGCGGAAAATCAGACACGGACAGGCCCTGGAACCTGAGGTGGTCAGCAGTCAGTGGTCTGAAGAGCTACGTGCCCAGGCCGTTTCCAAACTGAAGTTACTGCCCGCCCCAAACCGACAGCTAGAACGCAACCACATCTCTCAG agaggTTTCTCAGGTCACGCTGTCATGGAGACGCAGCAGATATCTTACAGTTACTCGCCAG ATGACTCTTACCTTCAGCCGGTGGATCCAGATGACCAGGAAATGGACTATGATAACATATGGGAGTTTGACCCGGATAATGGGATGATTCAGCCGCTGCCTGGAACTTCACCACACCGGACACCGGCTTACTATGGAGCTCAAGGCCTGGCCGCTATGACAACACATCAGAGATGGTCATAA